CGTCCACCCCACCCCGGAGGAGCTTTACAACGGTTTGAAGAAGCGGGGCTACGACATCGGCCTTTCCACCGTTTACCTGAACCTCCACGTCCTCAGGGAGCACGGGCTTATTTACGAGTTCAAGGACCCCAAGGGCAACACCCGGTACGACGGCTACACCGAGCCTCACGTGCACCTCGTCTGCACCTCCTGCGGCAAGGTGGAGGACCTCCTCTTGAAGAACCTCCCGGAGCTGGACCTGAACCCCGCCATGCAAGCGGCCGCCGAGCGGACGGGGTGGGCGCTGGAGGGCTTCCGCCTCGAGTTCCGGGGTAGGTGCCCGAACTGCCAGCGGTAGCGTTAAGGACCCCGCGCTGAGGAGGACCTTATGGGGAAGGTGGCCACCCGTTTCCTGGCGCCTTCCATGGAGATGAGGTCGGCCGGAATACGGGTGCGGCGGGGAGAGGAGGCCGATCCCCTGGGCGTGGGAGCCCAGGGACTCAAGCGGTCGCGCCTCCTCGGCGCCCCCTCCTGAGCTCTAATCACTTTTGCGTCCTCCCCTTGCCTGCGGCCAGCTCTGCCAGCACCCGATAGAAGAGCCTAAGGATGCGTCCCTTCAGCTTAGGCGGGGGCTGGGTCAGAGCCAAACGGCCTAAGGTGAATAGGCTCTGCCGCTTGGGATGGGCGACCAAGCGAAGGAGCCAAGGCCTTCCTTCAAGCCTCGCCCCCAAAAGCACCAGCAGCACCTGGGCCAAGAACAAAAGCGAAAGCCACCCCACCAGGCTCGCCTGGGTTCGCAAAAGGTGCCGGTCCAGCCCTAGCCCTGCCCCCTTCAGGTCGCGAAACCCCTCCTCG
Above is a window of Thermus islandicus DSM 21543 DNA encoding:
- a CDS encoding Fur family transcriptional regulator, which translates into the protein MPRTKEKENYRARLKAVGLRHTLPRERILSYLDRKNVHPTPEELYNGLKKRGYDIGLSTVYLNLHVLREHGLIYEFKDPKGNTRYDGYTEPHVHLVCTSCGKVEDLLLKNLPELDLNPAMQAAAERTGWALEGFRLEFRGRCPNCQR